The following are from one region of the Mycolicibacterium helvum genome:
- a CDS encoding SDR family oxidoreductase produces the protein MGRAAADCLRADGHRVIGVDLRDTEVIADLSTAGGRSTAAGAVLAMTNGRLDGAVLAAGVGPRPGAQNVPTILSVNYLGVVELVEAWLPALAAAGSAKVVVVGSNSATTMPMVPGRAVRALLRGDLDAAVRAVRMFRSAAPAMAYGASKIALMRWVRLTAVQPEWSGAGIRLNAIAPGAVDTPLLGEQLATQREAKAVTTFPVPIGGFGNARHLGEWMRFMVSDAADFLCGSVIFVDGGSDAYFRATHWPRRVPTAGIPRYLYRMVAFRHVRSRRS, from the coding sequence GTGATCGGCGTCGACCTTCGCGACACCGAGGTGATCGCCGATCTCTCGACCGCCGGGGGACGGTCGACCGCCGCCGGTGCGGTGCTCGCGATGACGAACGGGCGGCTCGACGGCGCCGTCTTGGCCGCGGGGGTCGGTCCTCGGCCCGGAGCGCAGAACGTACCGACCATCTTGTCGGTCAACTATCTGGGTGTCGTGGAGCTGGTCGAGGCGTGGCTGCCCGCACTCGCCGCTGCCGGCTCCGCGAAGGTCGTTGTCGTGGGGAGCAATTCGGCGACCACCATGCCGATGGTTCCCGGACGCGCGGTGCGCGCGTTGTTACGCGGTGACCTCGATGCTGCGGTGCGTGCTGTACGGATGTTTCGATCGGCGGCGCCGGCGATGGCCTACGGCGCCTCGAAGATCGCGCTGATGCGCTGGGTGCGCCTGACGGCGGTGCAGCCGGAATGGTCCGGCGCCGGGATCCGGCTCAACGCGATCGCGCCGGGTGCTGTGGACACACCGTTGCTCGGTGAACAGCTCGCGACACAACGCGAGGCCAAGGCCGTCACAACGTTCCCGGTGCCCATCGGAGGTTTCGGCAACGCCCGCCACCTCGGCGAGTGGATGCGATTCATGGTTTCCGACGCCGCTGACTTCCTCTGCGGCAGCGTGATCTTCGTCGACGGGGGATCGGACGCGTACTTCCGCGCCACGCACTGGCCACGGCGGGTTCCGACCGCCGGGATACCGCGGTACCTGTACCGAATGGTTGCGTTCAGGCATGTGCGATCGCGACGGTCGTAA
- a CDS encoding enoyl-CoA hydratase codes for MTAVDNDVVTYEVVGGTAVVTMNRPRYRNAQNSVMTYALDAAFQRAVDDDDVRVIVLAGNGDHFSAGHDIGTPDRDHHVSYENKAALWWDHVDKEGGDMRYAREVEVYLGMCRRWREIPKPTIAMVHGACIAGGLMLAWVCDLIVASEDAFFCDPVVRMGIPGVEYFAHPWILGSRFAKEILFTGDKFGAQRAYEIGMVNRVVPKAELRDATLAIAERIATMPRFGLALTKRAVNQCEDQMGLRNGMDGVFGLHHFAHAHNVEVGRDSLGGLDAKTMAAPRKRP; via the coding sequence ATGACTGCAGTCGACAACGACGTGGTGACCTACGAAGTCGTCGGCGGAACGGCGGTGGTCACGATGAATCGACCGCGGTACCGCAACGCGCAGAACTCCGTCATGACCTACGCACTCGACGCCGCGTTTCAACGGGCCGTCGACGACGACGATGTGCGCGTGATCGTTTTGGCCGGCAACGGTGACCATTTCAGCGCAGGCCACGACATCGGTACACCGGACCGCGACCACCACGTGTCCTATGAGAACAAGGCCGCGCTCTGGTGGGATCACGTCGACAAAGAGGGCGGCGACATGCGCTACGCCCGTGAGGTCGAGGTCTATCTGGGCATGTGCCGGCGGTGGCGCGAGATCCCGAAACCCACCATCGCGATGGTGCACGGTGCTTGCATTGCCGGCGGCCTCATGCTGGCCTGGGTCTGCGACCTGATCGTCGCCTCCGAGGACGCCTTCTTCTGTGATCCAGTGGTGCGAATGGGAATTCCGGGGGTCGAATACTTCGCGCACCCATGGATTCTGGGGTCCCGCTTCGCCAAGGAGATCCTTTTCACGGGGGACAAGTTCGGTGCGCAGCGCGCCTACGAGATCGGGATGGTCAATCGAGTCGTGCCCAAAGCCGAACTCCGCGACGCGACACTGGCGATCGCCGAGCGCATCGCGACAATGCCGAGATTTGGTCTCGCGCTGACCAAGCGGGCGGTCAACCAGTGCGAAGATCAGATGGGATTGCGCAACGGGATGGATGGGGTGTTCGGGCTGCATCACTTCGCGCATGCGCACAACGTGGAGGTGGGTCGAGACTCGCTCGGTGGGCTGGATGCCAAGACGATGGCCGCACCTCGTAAACGGCCGTAG
- a CDS encoding HNH endonuclease signature motif containing protein, whose product MVSISAALDALDAAVGLLGAADIEELPAAQRFAAIERLESAVRRQVAVSHEQITQLERYEGCPPIPIVLADVLRISRTAAKRRMRDAGQLTPRRTMTGEPLAALLPETGTAWKAGELDGEHVRVIQKFFRDLPDHVGLVEEEKAERTLAQHARTLRPDQLEKVADRLAVHLNPDGKYSEEDRARKRGFQWCGGQRPDGMSVGKLIADPVLRAQLDALFAKTAAREPDDVRSHAQRQHDALADLVRSRLGDPKLGQHNGLPVTMIVTTTLQELQRRAGHAVTAGGTLIPITDLIRAATPSYNYLAVFDGVTGKSLWLGRSKRLASADQRIMLLAKYRGCSAPGCTVNGYNSQVHHAAKDWKHGGTTDIDDMTLACSCDNLLVENHGWTTRQRPDGQTEWIPPSGVPLRGGVNDYHHPERLLPKDDEKD is encoded by the coding sequence ATGGTTTCGATCTCGGCAGCGTTGGATGCGCTGGACGCTGCGGTCGGACTTCTGGGTGCCGCTGATATCGAGGAGTTGCCGGCGGCCCAGCGGTTCGCCGCGATCGAGCGGCTGGAGAGTGCGGTGCGTCGCCAGGTCGCGGTATCCCATGAGCAGATCACCCAGCTGGAGCGCTACGAGGGCTGTCCGCCGATCCCGATCGTGTTGGCTGACGTGTTGCGGATCAGCCGGACAGCGGCCAAGCGTCGAATGCGCGATGCCGGACAACTGACCCCGCGCAGAACAATGACCGGCGAGCCGTTGGCGGCGCTGCTGCCAGAGACCGGCACGGCGTGGAAGGCCGGCGAATTGGATGGCGAGCACGTGCGCGTCATCCAGAAGTTCTTCCGCGATCTGCCCGATCACGTCGGTCTGGTCGAAGAGGAGAAGGCCGAACGCACCTTGGCGCAGCATGCCCGGACGCTGCGGCCGGATCAGCTGGAGAAAGTGGCCGATCGGTTGGCCGTCCACCTCAACCCCGACGGGAAGTACTCCGAGGAAGACCGGGCCCGCAAGCGCGGCTTCCAGTGGTGCGGGGGCCAACGCCCAGACGGAATGAGCGTCGGAAAGCTCATCGCTGATCCGGTGCTGAGGGCACAACTGGATGCGTTGTTCGCCAAAACTGCCGCGCGTGAGCCCGACGATGTGCGCAGTCATGCTCAGCGCCAACACGACGCGTTGGCCGATCTGGTCCGCAGCCGCCTAGGAGATCCGAAACTAGGCCAGCACAACGGACTTCCGGTCACCATGATCGTCACGACGACCCTCCAGGAGCTGCAGCGCCGTGCGGGACACGCAGTCACCGCCGGCGGGACGCTGATCCCGATCACGGACCTCATCAGAGCAGCCACGCCGTCATACAACTACTTGGCGGTGTTCGACGGTGTGACGGGCAAATCGCTGTGGTTGGGTCGCAGCAAGAGGTTGGCCTCAGCCGATCAGCGAATCATGTTGCTGGCCAAATACCGTGGCTGCTCAGCGCCCGGGTGCACCGTCAACGGCTACAACAGCCAGGTCCACCATGCGGCCAAGGATTGGAAGCACGGCGGCACCACCGACATCGACGACATGACCCTGGCCTGCTCATGCGACAACCTCCTGGTCGAAAACCACGGCTGGACCACCCGCCAACGTCCCGACGGCCAGACCGAGTGGATCCCGCCATCCGGCGTCCCGCTGCGCGGAGGTGTCAACGACTATCACCACCCAGAACGATTGCTTCCCAAAGACGACGAAAAAGATTGA
- a CDS encoding FAD-dependent oxidoreductase: MSAELRPVSAASVTSWDHEADVVIAGYGVAGATAAVEAARAGADVLVLERAGAWGGAAALAGGFIYLGGGTPLQTACGFSDSIDNMAAFLNTAMGPGADTERIADYCAGSVAHFEWLVDCGVPFKPEFFGEPGWEPLGDQGLMYSGGEDAYPFNTIAEPAPRGHVPKMQNKKQGQASAGFMLMKPLVQTATGLGVQSVYDVRVQALIVESDGRVVGITARQYGTDIAIKARSGVVLATGSFAYNESMMARFTPRIAGRPISAVEHHDGQGIRMAQALGADLAHTDATEVAFLVDPQQLVRGILVNARGQRYVAEDTYPGRAGQHTLYYQEDKAFLIIDEQGQDGALASQTPKLILRKPKWVCETVAELEAEMGLPFGSLQDTVARYNEGAERGEDPLLHKKARWLRPLGSPIGAIDLRHATGGFSLGGLRTSLSAEVLHVSGEPIPGLYAAGRCTAGLAAWGYASGISLGDGSFYGRRAGRSAARG, from the coding sequence GTGAGCGCCGAGCTCCGCCCGGTCTCGGCCGCCTCGGTAACGAGCTGGGATCACGAAGCCGATGTGGTAATCGCCGGATACGGGGTCGCCGGGGCGACCGCGGCGGTCGAGGCCGCGCGGGCGGGCGCTGATGTGCTGGTGCTCGAACGGGCCGGCGCCTGGGGTGGTGCGGCGGCATTGGCCGGTGGGTTCATCTATCTGGGTGGTGGCACACCGCTGCAAACAGCCTGTGGTTTCAGCGATTCCATTGACAATATGGCGGCTTTCCTCAACACAGCGATGGGTCCGGGCGCCGACACGGAGCGCATCGCCGACTATTGCGCCGGCAGCGTGGCCCACTTCGAGTGGCTGGTGGACTGCGGGGTGCCGTTCAAACCGGAGTTCTTCGGCGAGCCAGGTTGGGAACCGTTGGGCGACCAAGGACTGATGTACAGCGGCGGCGAGGATGCCTACCCGTTCAACACCATTGCCGAACCGGCGCCGCGGGGGCACGTGCCGAAGATGCAGAACAAGAAGCAGGGCCAGGCCAGCGCCGGGTTCATGCTGATGAAGCCGCTCGTGCAGACCGCGACGGGGCTGGGCGTACAGTCGGTCTACGATGTGCGGGTACAGGCGCTGATCGTCGAGTCCGACGGCAGGGTGGTCGGCATCACCGCCCGCCAGTACGGCACCGACATCGCGATCAAGGCTCGCAGCGGGGTGGTGCTGGCCACCGGTAGCTTCGCCTACAACGAATCAATGATGGCCCGCTTCACGCCTCGCATCGCCGGTAGGCCCATCTCAGCGGTGGAACACCATGACGGACAAGGTATCCGGATGGCCCAGGCACTGGGCGCCGATCTGGCGCACACGGACGCCACCGAGGTCGCCTTCTTGGTCGATCCACAGCAGCTGGTGCGCGGGATCCTGGTCAATGCGCGAGGGCAGCGCTATGTGGCCGAGGACACCTACCCGGGCCGCGCGGGCCAACACACGCTGTACTACCAGGAGGACAAAGCCTTCTTGATCATTGACGAGCAGGGCCAGGACGGGGCCCTGGCGTCACAAACGCCGAAACTTATTCTGCGGAAGCCGAAGTGGGTGTGCGAGACGGTGGCCGAGCTCGAGGCCGAGATGGGTCTCCCCTTCGGAAGCCTGCAAGACACGGTGGCGCGTTACAACGAAGGTGCGGAACGCGGTGAGGACCCCCTGCTACACAAGAAAGCTCGGTGGCTACGCCCGCTGGGCAGCCCGATCGGAGCCATCGATCTGCGGCATGCGACCGGCGGCTTCAGCCTCGGCGGGTTGCGCACCAGCCTTTCGGCCGAGGTGCTGCATGTCAGTGGCGAACCAATCCCCGGCTTGTACGCGGCCGGGCGCTGCACTGCGGGTCTCGCGGCGTGGGGCTACGCCAGCGGTATCTCGCTGGGAGACGGCAGTTTCTACGGCCGTCGGGCCGGCCGCTCAGCGGCGCGCGGATAG
- a CDS encoding VOC family protein: MSLFKSLGYVTIHTADIDRWRQFAFGVLGFAEGKGPDPSALYLRMDERAARIIVIPGDGDRIATVGWEVRDHAALEQVKDVIDGAGVAYKQLSQSEADDRRVEEVVAFDDPAGTHLEVFHGAVLDHSPVVTPFGARFVTGDQGLGHVVLPALDAPGLFDFYTGVLGFVSRGAFRVPLPKEFGPIRIRFLGINERHHSLAIAPATHQRDPGLIHMMVEVDELDAVGAALDRIAAEGFQLSSTLGRHTNDKMVSFYVRAPGDWDIEFGTGGLRVDETRYTAEEITADSYWGHKWVGDLPAAMRP, from the coding sequence GTGAGCCTGTTCAAGAGCCTCGGCTACGTCACCATCCACACCGCCGACATCGACCGATGGCGCCAATTCGCCTTTGGTGTCTTGGGTTTCGCCGAAGGAAAGGGACCGGATCCCTCGGCGCTGTATCTGCGGATGGACGAGCGCGCCGCCCGCATCATCGTGATTCCCGGCGACGGTGACCGGATCGCCACCGTCGGCTGGGAGGTCCGCGACCACGCAGCACTCGAGCAGGTGAAGGACGTGATCGACGGTGCCGGGGTGGCCTATAAGCAACTGTCACAGTCCGAAGCCGACGACCGGCGAGTCGAGGAGGTCGTGGCGTTCGACGACCCGGCCGGCACCCATCTGGAGGTGTTCCACGGCGCGGTCCTCGACCACAGCCCCGTCGTCACCCCGTTCGGCGCCCGGTTCGTCACCGGCGACCAAGGGCTGGGTCACGTGGTGCTACCTGCTCTCGACGCGCCCGGGCTGTTCGACTTCTACACCGGGGTATTGGGTTTCGTGTCCCGGGGAGCGTTCCGGGTGCCGCTGCCCAAGGAATTCGGGCCGATCCGGATTCGCTTCCTCGGTATCAACGAACGCCACCACAGCCTGGCGATCGCGCCGGCAACCCACCAGCGCGACCCCGGATTGATCCACATGATGGTGGAGGTCGACGAGCTCGACGCGGTCGGGGCGGCGTTGGACCGCATCGCGGCGGAAGGGTTTCAGCTGTCCTCTACGTTGGGCCGCCACACCAACGACAAGATGGTGTCGTTCTACGTCCGGGCGCCCGGCGACTGGGACATCGAGTTCGGTACTGGCGGTCTACGGGTTGACGAAACTCGTTACACCGCTGAGGAAATCACCGCCGACAGCTACTGGGGCCACAAGTGGGTCGGCGACCTGCCGGCCGCCATGCGGCCCTGA
- a CDS encoding acyl-CoA dehydrogenase family protein, with amino-acid sequence MTASVLDTTMQLADQLREQAVEAEKIGKLTDQTVKAMKEAGHIRLLQPAKFGGLEVHPREFAETVMALAALDPAAGWINGVVGVHPYQLAYADPRVAEEIWADDVDTWVASPYAPQGIAKPVDGGYIFNGRWQFSSGTDHCDWIFLGAIKSDADGKIQMPPQMLHMILPRKDYTIVEDSWDVVGLRGTGSKDVIVKDAFVPDYRVMDAFKVMDGTAQREAGMTDTLYLMPWSTMFPLGISSATIGICEGALAAHLDYQRERVSAAGTAIKDDPYVMYAIGEAAADINAARQEILANVDRIYDMVDSGKEVSFADRAAGRRTQVRAVWRAVSAVDEIFARSGGNAMRMDKPLQRYWRDAHTGMAHAIHVPGTTYHAAALSSFGVEPQGPLRAMI; translated from the coding sequence ATGACCGCTTCGGTGCTCGACACAACCATGCAGCTAGCTGATCAGCTGCGCGAGCAGGCTGTAGAGGCCGAGAAGATCGGCAAACTCACCGACCAGACCGTCAAGGCCATGAAGGAAGCCGGCCATATCCGGCTGCTTCAACCCGCGAAGTTCGGCGGCTTGGAAGTACATCCGCGTGAGTTCGCCGAGACCGTGATGGCGCTGGCCGCACTGGACCCCGCCGCCGGTTGGATCAACGGTGTGGTCGGCGTGCACCCCTACCAGCTGGCCTATGCCGACCCACGGGTGGCCGAGGAGATCTGGGCCGACGACGTCGACACCTGGGTGGCCTCCCCCTACGCCCCCCAAGGCATCGCCAAGCCGGTCGACGGCGGCTACATCTTCAACGGACGGTGGCAGTTCAGCTCGGGTACCGACCACTGCGATTGGATCTTCCTCGGCGCCATCAAGAGCGACGCCGACGGCAAGATCCAGATGCCGCCGCAGATGCTGCATATGATCCTCCCGCGCAAGGACTACACCATCGTCGAGGATTCCTGGGATGTTGTCGGATTGCGCGGCACCGGCTCCAAGGACGTCATCGTCAAGGACGCCTTCGTCCCCGACTACCGCGTGATGGACGCGTTCAAGGTGATGGATGGCACGGCCCAGCGGGAGGCCGGCATGACCGACACCCTCTACCTGATGCCATGGTCGACGATGTTCCCGCTGGGCATCTCCTCGGCGACCATCGGTATCTGCGAGGGGGCACTCGCTGCGCATCTGGACTACCAGCGTGAGCGCGTCAGCGCGGCAGGCACCGCCATCAAAGATGACCCATACGTGATGTACGCGATCGGTGAGGCGGCCGCCGACATCAACGCCGCTCGCCAGGAGATCCTGGCCAACGTGGACCGCATCTACGACATGGTGGATTCCGGCAAGGAGGTCTCGTTCGCCGATCGGGCAGCCGGGCGACGGACGCAGGTCCGCGCAGTGTGGCGCGCGGTCAGCGCGGTGGATGAGATCTTCGCCCGCTCGGGCGGCAACGCGATGCGGATGGACAAGCCGCTGCAACGCTACTGGCGCGATGCCCACACAGGTATGGCGCACGCCATCCACGTGCCGGGCACCACTTACCACGCCGCCGCGCTGAGCTCCTTCGGCGTCGAGCCGCAGGGCCCGCTGCGGGCGATGATCTGA